The Sphingomonas telluris genome includes a window with the following:
- a CDS encoding PilZ domain-containing protein codes for MSASVLKIEDQPDRRRANRAALRLSATVREQGRSRASVRVIDISTHGCRIEATSGASADTWLWLSIAGIETQYCRVVWRASEFAGLEFATPLAEAVLERLLQDQKVLSEKAVKELRDIAARTHRLAGKKSDEEAEALAELSRKCAVEAVVEGLRLGEAEAAQAKKPQ; via the coding sequence ATGAGCGCATCCGTCTTGAAAATTGAGGACCAGCCCGATCGTAGACGCGCGAACCGGGCAGCATTGCGTCTGAGCGCGACCGTCCGCGAGCAAGGCCGCAGCCGTGCAAGCGTCCGCGTCATCGATATTTCCACTCACGGCTGCCGGATCGAGGCGACTTCGGGCGCTTCGGCGGACACCTGGCTGTGGCTGAGCATCGCCGGCATCGAGACCCAATATTGCCGCGTCGTCTGGCGCGCGTCGGAGTTCGCGGGTCTGGAATTTGCGACTCCGCTCGCCGAGGCAGTGCTGGAGCGGCTGCTTCAGGATCAGAAGGTCCTGTCGGAAAAGGCGGTGAAGGAGCTGCGCGACATTGCGGCCCGTACGCACCGTCTCGCCGGCAAGAAGAGCGACGAAGAGGCCGAGGCCCTCGCCGAGCTTTCGCGCAAATGCGCCGTCGAAGCGGTCGTCGAAGGCCTGCGGCTGGGCGAGGCGGAAGCGGCCCAGGCGAAAAAGCCCCAATAA
- a CDS encoding sulfite exporter TauE/SafE family protein, whose translation MNIYLPIAGQSVNALLIIALGGLVGVLSGMFGVGGGFLTTPLLIFYGIPPTVAVASATTQITGASVTGVMAHAKRGGVDLQMGGVMVVGGMIGSLVGAAIFRALLASGQIDVVIGSLYVLLLGYIGSLMLKDAVTALGYVKAKKPAARPRHNRWVASLPLRWRFYASGLYISPLAPLALGFVAGILTMLLGIGGGFILVPAMIYILGMPARVVVGTSLAIILVISAGTTMVHALTTRSVDIVLAFLLLIGGVVGAQYGAVLATRLKPDYLRFALAIVILLVGLRMALGLAWRPDEIFTVEYL comes from the coding sequence ATGAACATCTACCTCCCCATCGCCGGCCAGTCCGTGAATGCGCTGCTCATCATCGCGCTCGGCGGCCTCGTCGGTGTCCTGTCGGGGATGTTCGGCGTCGGCGGCGGCTTCCTTACGACGCCGCTGCTGATCTTCTACGGGATTCCGCCGACGGTGGCCGTTGCTTCGGCGACGACGCAGATCACGGGAGCGAGCGTGACCGGCGTGATGGCGCATGCGAAGCGCGGCGGCGTCGACCTGCAGATGGGCGGAGTGATGGTCGTCGGCGGCATGATCGGTTCGCTCGTCGGCGCGGCCATCTTCCGCGCCTTGCTGGCCAGCGGTCAGATCGACGTCGTCATCGGCTCTCTATACGTCCTGCTGCTCGGCTACATTGGCAGCCTGATGCTCAAGGACGCGGTCACCGCCTTGGGCTACGTGAAGGCCAAGAAGCCTGCAGCGAGGCCGCGGCATAACCGCTGGGTCGCCTCGCTTCCGCTGCGTTGGCGCTTCTACGCCTCCGGCCTCTACATCTCGCCGCTTGCGCCGCTTGCGCTCGGCTTCGTCGCCGGCATTCTGACGATGCTGCTGGGTATCGGCGGCGGCTTCATCCTCGTTCCCGCGATGATCTACATCCTCGGCATGCCCGCTCGCGTCGTTGTCGGGACGTCGCTGGCGATCATCCTCGTCATCAGCGCTGGTACGACGATGGTCCACGCGCTGACGACCCGGTCGGTCGACATCGTGCTCGCCTTTCTGCTGCTGATCGGAGGCGTGGTCGGCGCCCAGTACGGCGCTGTGCTCGCCACGCGGCTGAAGCCCGATTACCTCCGTTTCGCGCTGGCCATCGTGATCCTGCTCGTCGGCCTGCGAATGGCGCTGGGCCTCGCCTGGCGGCCGGACGAAATCTTCACGGTCGAATATCTGTGA
- a CDS encoding DUF4239 domain-containing protein — protein MLYETPSLVIIGLLLLATIAVVEAGILVGRKYGRNTWNNAQDIHTALTAAVLALMALMLAFTFSLSVTRFDLRKNLIVSEATAIQSVRNGMDYLAPQPKAQALALLGSYLEQRIAFLEVGNDPPREREAIAKSRSLHTEMWKIATDSANYEAPDAEVRSVQFSELTEALLKLNEVSRQREAARERRVPQAALLMLFALSLGSGAVLAYISGASAHPDRLPTYVVLCLVCLVIYLIIDFDRPRRGLMRLDSGPLRELVT, from the coding sequence ATGCTTTACGAGACTCCCTCTCTCGTCATCATCGGGCTCTTGCTCCTTGCGACCATTGCGGTCGTCGAGGCTGGAATCCTGGTTGGCAGGAAGTACGGCCGCAACACCTGGAACAATGCGCAAGACATCCACACGGCGCTGACGGCGGCAGTGCTGGCGCTGATGGCCCTGATGCTCGCGTTCACCTTCAGTCTGTCCGTTACGCGCTTCGATCTGCGCAAGAACCTGATCGTCAGCGAGGCCACGGCGATCCAGTCGGTGCGGAACGGCATGGATTATCTCGCTCCCCAGCCGAAGGCTCAGGCCCTCGCGCTGCTCGGCAGCTACCTGGAGCAGCGCATTGCGTTTCTCGAGGTCGGCAATGATCCTCCCCGTGAGCGCGAGGCCATCGCCAAGTCGCGTTCGCTGCACACCGAGATGTGGAAAATTGCCACGGATAGCGCAAATTACGAAGCGCCCGATGCCGAAGTCCGCTCGGTGCAATTTTCGGAGCTGACCGAAGCGCTCCTCAAGCTCAACGAAGTTTCACGCCAGCGCGAGGCGGCGCGTGAGCGAAGGGTTCCCCAGGCGGCCCTCTTGATGCTTTTCGCCCTTTCACTCGGTTCGGGAGCGGTACTGGCGTACATTTCCGGTGCGTCCGCCCACCCTGACCGCCTCCCGACCTACGTGGTTCTCTGTCTGGTGTGCCTGGTCATATACCTGATCATCGATTTCGATCGGCCTCGCCGCGGATTGATGCGTCTGGATTCGGGTCCGCTGAGAGAGCTGGTCACCTGA
- a CDS encoding ATP-binding protein, protein MDEQSNLQSFVREISSFSDEAGAPTPQAAPAAKLEPIGSVVEIAGSGSQIRMDGAALAAIHDHSDPSVAMSGQVGSQVKMAVGKSWLIANVRTMKSGENGEVLAAIDFLGEGSRDANGGMSSFRRGVTRYPIPGDKVIPVTTQDLRSVFAASDEPHIEIGTVYPTDDIRGALYVDPMLSKHFAVLGSTGTGKSTSVSLILHRISELSPEGHIVMIDPHGEYSAAFKDCGELFNVDNLQLPYWLMNFEEHCEVLLTTDGAERQRDADILAKCLLAARTKGKMAEQFGKVTVDSPIPYLLTDLNGIIVHEMGKLDRAGDTTPYARLKNKLDELKADPRYTFMFSGMMVTDSMGSFVSKLFRLPANGRPISIVDVSGVPSDITSVVVSVLARMVFDFAIWSRTEPQRPILLVCEEAHRYVPKDENAAGQAVRRILERIAKEGRKYGVSLGLITQRPSDLAEGVLSQCGTIISMRLNNERDQACVRAAMPEGARGFLDAIPALRNRECIACGEGVAIPIRVRFDDLEPEKRPASADPSFAALWRETGGEEGIIQRTIKRWRGHGR, encoded by the coding sequence ATGGACGAACAGTCGAACCTGCAGAGTTTCGTAAGGGAAATCAGCAGCTTCAGCGATGAAGCGGGAGCGCCCACGCCGCAGGCGGCGCCTGCGGCCAAGCTGGAGCCCATCGGTTCAGTCGTCGAAATCGCTGGCTCCGGCTCGCAAATCCGCATGGATGGCGCCGCTCTCGCAGCGATCCACGACCATTCCGATCCGTCCGTCGCCATGTCCGGCCAGGTCGGCAGCCAAGTGAAAATGGCCGTCGGCAAGAGCTGGCTCATCGCCAACGTCCGCACCATGAAGAGCGGCGAGAACGGCGAAGTCCTCGCTGCGATCGACTTCCTGGGCGAAGGCTCGCGGGACGCCAACGGCGGCATGTCCAGCTTCCGTCGCGGTGTGACCCGCTACCCGATCCCGGGCGACAAGGTCATTCCGGTCACCACGCAGGATCTGCGCTCGGTGTTCGCAGCCAGCGACGAGCCGCACATCGAGATCGGGACCGTCTATCCGACCGACGACATCCGCGGCGCGCTCTACGTCGACCCGATGCTGTCCAAGCACTTCGCGGTCCTGGGATCGACCGGTACCGGTAAGTCGACCTCGGTCTCGCTGATCCTTCACCGCATCTCGGAGCTCAGCCCCGAGGGTCACATCGTGATGATCGACCCGCACGGCGAATATTCCGCCGCGTTTAAGGACTGCGGAGAGCTCTTCAACGTCGACAATCTTCAGCTGCCGTACTGGCTCATGAACTTCGAGGAGCATTGCGAAGTGCTCCTGACGACCGATGGCGCCGAGCGTCAGCGCGATGCCGACATCCTCGCGAAGTGCCTTCTCGCTGCGCGCACCAAGGGAAAGATGGCCGAGCAGTTCGGCAAGGTCACGGTGGATTCGCCGATCCCGTATCTGCTGACCGACCTCAACGGGATCATCGTCCACGAGATGGGCAAGCTCGACCGCGCCGGCGACACGACGCCTTATGCCCGCCTCAAGAACAAGCTCGACGAGCTCAAGGCCGATCCCCGCTACACCTTCATGTTCTCGGGAATGATGGTCACGGACTCGATGGGCTCTTTCGTGTCCAAGCTGTTTCGCCTCCCTGCCAACGGCCGTCCGATCTCAATCGTGGACGTGTCGGGTGTTCCGTCGGACATCACATCGGTCGTCGTCTCGGTGCTTGCACGAATGGTGTTCGACTTTGCGATCTGGTCGCGCACCGAACCGCAGCGCCCGATCCTGCTCGTCTGCGAAGAGGCGCACCGCTACGTTCCGAAGGACGAGAACGCCGCCGGCCAGGCCGTTCGCCGCATTCTTGAGCGTATCGCCAAGGAAGGCCGTAAGTACGGCGTCTCGCTGGGTCTGATCACGCAGCGTCCGTCCGACTTGGCCGAAGGCGTGCTTTCGCAATGCGGCACGATCATCTCGATGCGTCTGAACAACGAGCGAGACCAGGCCTGCGTCCGTGCAGCCATGCCCGAAGGCGCCCGCGGCTTCCTCGACGCGATCCCGGCTCTCCGCAACCGCGAGTGCATCGCCTGCGGTGAAGGTGTCGCCATTCCGATCCGCGTGCGCTTCGACGACCTCGAGCCCGAAAAGCGGCCGGCCTCGGCCGATCCGAGCTTCGCCGCCTTGTGGCGCGAAACCGGCGGCGAAGAGGGAATCATCCAGCGCACCATCAAGCGCTGGCGCGGCCACGGCCGCTAA
- a CDS encoding MFS transporter — MLQQSTRQKVGATALTRAHFLLLYSAMLVAASGNTALQSVMPGIGREIGISDFWVAVAYTWSAVLWVLLAPYWAAKSDRHGRKALTLVGLSGFVVSTLLCGIVLHLGLIGAIGGAVTFGLFGIFRAIYGTFGCATPSATQAYLAAKTRRSGRVAALSALSSSFGLGTIIGPAIAPLFVLPVVGLSGPLFAFSLIGLLVLAAVFLWLPNDRYGRRIGRGAAMSYPSIASQPTGASVVAATSPRGRRLKWNDPRIRSWILAGVASGHAQAATLTCVGFFVIDRLHLQPHGSESSIAIVMMAGASATLAAQWGLIPRLGLSPRTLILSGVMIAAVGLAGTTLATDLYGITLSFALASLGFGFVRPGFTAGASLAVPMSEQGSVAGMITSANGISWVAAPGLGMALYLANPNLPFAIGALLLLGLAYFARKGLPTL; from the coding sequence GTGCTGCAGCAATCGACACGGCAGAAGGTGGGCGCGACCGCGCTGACGCGAGCGCATTTCCTGCTGCTCTATTCGGCGATGCTGGTAGCCGCTTCGGGGAATACGGCGCTGCAATCGGTCATGCCGGGGATCGGCCGGGAGATCGGTATTTCCGATTTCTGGGTCGCGGTCGCCTACACCTGGTCGGCGGTATTGTGGGTGTTGCTGGCGCCATACTGGGCCGCAAAGAGCGACCGGCACGGGCGTAAGGCGCTCACTCTCGTAGGGCTCTCCGGCTTCGTCGTTTCGACATTGCTATGCGGCATCGTGCTGCACCTCGGCCTGATCGGCGCAATCGGTGGAGCAGTGACCTTCGGTCTCTTCGGCATTTTCCGCGCGATCTACGGGACGTTCGGGTGCGCGACGCCGTCAGCCACGCAAGCCTATCTTGCGGCGAAGACGCGCCGGAGCGGGCGCGTCGCGGCCCTGTCGGCGCTGTCCTCCTCGTTCGGCTTGGGCACGATCATTGGGCCGGCCATCGCGCCCTTGTTCGTGCTGCCCGTCGTCGGACTGTCCGGGCCATTGTTCGCCTTCTCGCTGATCGGATTGCTGGTGCTGGCGGCCGTGTTCCTGTGGCTGCCGAACGACCGCTACGGCCGCCGCATCGGTCGAGGCGCAGCGATGAGCTATCCGTCGATCGCTTCGCAGCCCACAGGCGCGAGCGTCGTCGCCGCCACGTCCCCAAGGGGCCGACGGCTCAAGTGGAACGACCCGCGCATTCGCTCGTGGATCCTGGCGGGCGTCGCTTCCGGGCACGCGCAAGCCGCGACCCTGACCTGCGTCGGCTTCTTCGTCATCGATCGCTTGCATCTGCAGCCACACGGATCGGAATCGTCGATCGCCATCGTTATGATGGCCGGCGCTTCCGCGACGCTGGCTGCGCAATGGGGCCTGATTCCGCGGCTTGGCCTTAGCCCGCGCACATTGATTTTGTCGGGAGTCATGATCGCTGCAGTCGGGTTGGCGGGGACTACCCTGGCGACTGACCTCTACGGCATCACGCTGTCGTTCGCCTTGGCATCGCTCGGCTTCGGCTTCGTCCGCCCGGGCTTCACGGCCGGCGCGTCGCTTGCGGTACCGATGAGCGAGCAGGGCTCCGTTGCAGGAATGATCACGTCAGCCAACGGCATCAGCTGGGTGGCGGCGCCGGGCCTGGGCATGGCGCTTTATCTCGCCAATCCCAACCTGCCGTTCGCCATCGGTGCGCTGCTGCTGCTCGGCCTTGCGTACTTCGCGCGGAAGGGCCTGCCGACGCTCTAG
- a CDS encoding M23 family metallopeptidase translates to MVVNRVLRITALKGRNLLQARKDWLEDREGGEVVAFPRSPVEAPREFGRREPKRIDLLVDLHAEDIGPRWFRGAATLAGLCCTAIFLSPSFNPASLVPAKSRAPEIIKTVPLSELAAGQLPQEAEAPAMPKVAGVQMGSRGTIQRISGDVTEGLYWSLRAAGASPTIATEYLKAIATHMDVGEVAPFDRFDFAIAKGADGKPDQLIYAGIDRAQYDDVKLLKWNNKGQSSWFDGSAAPQVSAGLMAPVAGRITSGFGWRFHPILHFGRLHAGIDFGAPTGAPIVAAADGQVVAAGYAGGYGRQVRIVHSTGIVTTYSHMSSIAASPGLQVRQGQVIGYVGSSGLATGPHLHFEVRINGQPVNPLTARLVSRPTVEAPQLAAFKARLKDLLSIPMTPRGPAPSAAL, encoded by the coding sequence ATGGTCGTTAACCGTGTTCTGCGCATCACGGCCCTGAAAGGGCGGAATTTGCTTCAGGCGCGCAAGGACTGGCTGGAAGACCGCGAGGGTGGCGAGGTCGTCGCCTTTCCGCGCAGCCCGGTCGAAGCGCCCCGCGAATTCGGACGCCGCGAGCCCAAGCGTATCGATCTTCTGGTCGATCTGCACGCCGAAGACATCGGCCCGCGCTGGTTCCGCGGCGCCGCGACGCTCGCGGGCCTGTGCTGCACGGCCATCTTTCTTTCGCCCAGCTTTAATCCGGCCAGCCTCGTTCCCGCAAAGTCCAGGGCACCGGAGATCATCAAGACGGTCCCGCTCAGCGAGCTTGCCGCCGGGCAGCTTCCGCAGGAGGCCGAAGCACCGGCCATGCCGAAAGTCGCGGGCGTTCAGATGGGCTCGCGCGGGACGATCCAGCGTATCAGCGGCGACGTCACCGAGGGCCTCTACTGGTCGCTTCGCGCGGCCGGCGCTTCGCCGACGATCGCCACGGAATATCTCAAGGCCATCGCGACGCACATGGACGTGGGCGAGGTCGCGCCCTTCGACCGCTTCGACTTCGCCATTGCCAAGGGCGCCGACGGAAAGCCGGACCAGCTGATCTACGCCGGCATCGATCGCGCGCAGTACGACGACGTGAAGCTGCTGAAATGGAACAATAAGGGCCAGTCGAGCTGGTTCGACGGCAGCGCTGCGCCGCAAGTCTCGGCCGGGCTGATGGCGCCGGTTGCGGGCCGCATCACCTCCGGCTTCGGTTGGCGCTTTCATCCGATCCTGCATTTCGGCCGGCTCCACGCCGGTATCGACTTTGGCGCGCCTACCGGAGCGCCAATCGTGGCTGCAGCGGACGGGCAGGTCGTCGCGGCCGGCTATGCCGGGGGTTACGGGCGACAGGTTCGCATCGTCCATTCGACCGGAATCGTGACCACTTATTCGCACATGAGTTCGATTGCCGCTTCTCCGGGCCTCCAGGTCCGCCAGGGCCAGGTGATCGGCTATGTCGGCTCAAGCGGGCTCGCCACGGGCCCGCACCTGCACTTCGAGGTCCGTATCAACGGCCAGCCGGTAAATCCGCTAACCGCACGTCTCGTGAGCAGGCCGACGGTCGAAGCGCCCCAACTGGCAGCGTTCAAGGCGCGGTTGAAGGACCTGCTGTCGATTCCAATGACGCCGCGCGGCCCCGCTCCGTCCGCCGCATTGTAG
- a CDS encoding TIGR02186 family protein: protein MAQAKPVLVPDVSARRIDIQYSFRGAQLLLFGAILYPRGRVPAHDPDIAVVLRGPVQPILVREKQKIAGIWMNADSSRFRSAPAFYGVASSKPIKDLLDERTAGIYEIGLHNLQLSPGSGALPDKARRFEAGLIDLRRRRGVYSEDPHGVEITEGVLYRARIVIPSKVPVGTYTAETFLVQDGRVLAVATKDIYIGKSGFERWVSLVARRHEGLYGLAAVFMSVFLGWAAAMIFRRRF from the coding sequence ATGGCTCAGGCAAAGCCGGTCCTCGTCCCCGACGTCTCGGCGCGGCGTATCGACATCCAGTACAGCTTCCGAGGCGCGCAGCTGCTGCTCTTCGGCGCGATCCTTTACCCGCGCGGCCGCGTACCCGCGCACGATCCCGACATCGCCGTCGTCCTGCGCGGCCCCGTCCAGCCGATCCTCGTCCGCGAGAAGCAGAAGATCGCCGGCATCTGGATGAACGCGGATTCCTCGCGCTTCCGTTCGGCGCCGGCCTTCTACGGCGTGGCCTCGTCGAAGCCGATCAAGGACCTGCTCGATGAGCGCACGGCCGGCATCTACGAGATTGGCCTTCACAACCTGCAGCTATCACCAGGCTCCGGCGCACTCCCCGATAAGGCGAGGCGGTTCGAGGCCGGCCTCATCGACCTGCGCAGGCGCCGCGGCGTCTATTCCGAAGACCCTCATGGGGTGGAGATCACCGAGGGCGTGCTCTACCGCGCTCGCATCGTCATCCCCAGCAAAGTGCCGGTCGGCACTTACACGGCGGAAACCTTCCTCGTTCAGGACGGCCGCGTGCTCGCAGTCGCGACGAAGGACATCTACATCGGTAAGAGCGGCTTCGAGCGCTGGGTCTCGCTCGTGGCGCGCCGTCACGAGGGGCTGTACGGCCTTGCCGCCGTGTTCATGTCCGTTTTCCTGGGCTGGGCCGCCGCGATGATCTTCAGGCGCCGCTTCTAG
- a CDS encoding glycosyl transferase family protein, with product MTAADALARTAAELALFAGAGFLLLGLNDLAVDIIYFTRRLWRSTTVYRRYRRAYASFYVFKKDPGFIAVFVPAWDEAAVIGAMLKAAVKRIDYPNYRIFVGHYRNDPATAKAIATVADERVHPVLVDVDGPTTKADCLNHLYDALVAYETDTGSKAKAVVLHDAEDVVHPFELRIFDGLMDKAAVVQLPVIPLVDPKSRWISGHYCDEFAEAHIKELVVREAVGAAIPLAGVGCAIARRPLAMLAAQHEGRPFAGTSLTEDYEMGLRIGALGLRTIFVRIPSQPGERGVVASRGYFPATLGASVRQKARWLGGIALSGWDRLGWSGGLGERWMRVRDRRGPLAALLIVCAYLAALLWSQLWLAEALGAPVAVRVDPALALLLKINAWLLAWRVLMRAGFTASVYGLEEGLLSMPRLFVGNLIAVLSAFRAVSLHLSGRAVRWDKTAHMFPAEAAR from the coding sequence ATGACAGCCGCGGACGCCTTGGCGCGCACAGCCGCCGAACTCGCGCTCTTCGCCGGGGCAGGCTTCCTTTTGCTCGGCCTCAACGATCTGGCCGTCGACATCATCTATTTCACGCGCCGGCTGTGGCGTTCGACGACCGTCTACCGCCGGTATCGTCGGGCCTACGCCAGCTTCTACGTCTTCAAGAAGGATCCTGGATTCATCGCGGTCTTCGTTCCCGCCTGGGACGAGGCGGCGGTCATCGGCGCCATGCTCAAGGCGGCCGTGAAGCGAATCGACTACCCCAATTACCGCATCTTCGTCGGGCATTACCGGAACGACCCCGCGACCGCTAAGGCGATTGCAACGGTGGCGGACGAGCGCGTGCATCCGGTCCTCGTGGACGTCGATGGGCCGACGACGAAGGCCGATTGTCTCAATCATCTTTACGACGCGCTGGTCGCCTACGAAACGGACACCGGGAGCAAGGCAAAGGCGGTCGTGCTCCACGACGCCGAGGATGTCGTTCATCCATTCGAGCTCCGGATTTTCGACGGCCTGATGGACAAGGCGGCCGTCGTCCAATTGCCCGTGATCCCCCTCGTGGACCCGAAGTCGCGCTGGATCAGCGGTCACTATTGCGACGAGTTCGCCGAGGCGCACATTAAGGAGCTGGTTGTGCGCGAGGCGGTCGGCGCCGCCATTCCCCTTGCAGGGGTCGGATGCGCAATCGCCCGGCGGCCGCTGGCGATGCTGGCGGCCCAGCATGAGGGTCGGCCCTTCGCCGGAACGAGCCTCACCGAAGATTACGAGATGGGCCTGAGGATCGGCGCGCTGGGGCTGCGAACCATCTTCGTCCGGATCCCCTCTCAGCCCGGCGAACGAGGCGTGGTTGCGAGCCGCGGCTATTTCCCGGCGACGCTCGGCGCATCGGTTCGGCAGAAGGCGCGCTGGCTCGGCGGGATAGCGCTGTCGGGTTGGGACCGGCTGGGATGGAGTGGCGGCCTGGGCGAGCGTTGGATGCGCGTTCGGGATCGTCGCGGCCCGCTCGCCGCGCTGCTCATCGTCTGCGCCTACCTCGCTGCCTTGCTGTGGAGCCAGCTTTGGCTCGCCGAAGCGCTTGGCGCGCCTGTCGCGGTGCGCGTCGATCCGGCGCTCGCGCTTTTGCTCAAGATCAACGCCTGGCTCCTCGCCTGGCGAGTCCTCATGCGCGCGGGCTTCACCGCGTCCGTCTACGGCCTGGAGGAGGGCCTGCTGTCCATGCCTCGCTTGTTCGTCGGCAATCTCATTGCCGTCCTGTCTGCGTTTCGCGCCGTTTCCCTGCACCTCAGCGGCCGCGCTGTCCGCTGGGACAAGACGGCCCACATGTTTCCGGCGGAGGCCGCGCGATGA